The following are encoded together in the Terriglobia bacterium genome:
- a CDS encoding efflux RND transporter periplasmic adaptor subunit, producing the protein MNHRHYLPSKTGRLTLAGLLLGLAITGCSGNSGVKSASADNSGSNSNLFTVPKEQMEHVQVVTVQPADFPRILRLTGSVAFNGFLTTPVITQVGGPVSRLVVSPGQQVNKGQPMLYVSSPDYSLLRASYLKARDTHSLAHRNYARAQDLYAHHAIAERDLQAAESAEIQAQADLQAAEQSLKILGIPQPDTLVERPVSPEVPLLAPITGEVVERLCAPGQVIQAAATQCFTISNMKTVWVLASLYEDQLAFVHVGDPVTIKTGSYPDAFHGRISFMGAALDPTSRTLQARIDTANPGNKLKKDMYVTATVVAGKISNALLAPDSAVLRDAENEPFVYVEVAPGQFARRQIKPGGNFGGKTHILSGLKPGERIVGDGSLFLQFANSLQ; encoded by the coding sequence ATGAATCACAGACACTATTTACCAAGCAAGACTGGACGGCTCACTCTGGCCGGCCTGCTGCTGGGCCTGGCCATCACGGGGTGTTCCGGGAACTCCGGCGTAAAGTCCGCGAGCGCGGACAACTCCGGCTCCAACTCAAACCTTTTCACCGTTCCCAAGGAGCAGATGGAGCACGTTCAGGTGGTCACCGTGCAGCCGGCCGACTTTCCCCGAATCCTTCGTCTCACCGGATCTGTGGCCTTCAATGGTTTCCTGACCACACCGGTGATCACCCAAGTGGGCGGGCCGGTAAGCCGTCTGGTGGTATCGCCCGGGCAGCAAGTGAACAAGGGCCAGCCCATGCTTTACGTCAGCAGTCCGGATTATTCTCTGCTGCGCGCCAGTTACCTCAAGGCCCGCGATACACATTCCCTGGCGCACCGAAATTACGCTCGCGCGCAGGACCTCTATGCCCACCATGCAATCGCCGAACGGGACCTGCAGGCCGCGGAGTCGGCGGAGATACAGGCGCAGGCCGACTTGCAGGCGGCGGAGCAGTCGCTGAAAATTCTGGGCATTCCCCAGCCCGATACGCTGGTAGAACGTCCAGTTTCTCCGGAAGTCCCGCTGCTGGCGCCGATCACGGGCGAGGTAGTCGAGCGGTTGTGCGCGCCAGGACAGGTGATCCAGGCCGCCGCGACCCAGTGCTTCACCATTTCCAACATGAAAACAGTGTGGGTCCTGGCCAGCTTGTATGAAGACCAACTGGCCTTTGTGCATGTGGGCGACCCGGTAACCATCAAGACCGGCTCCTATCCCGATGCTTTCCACGGGCGCATTTCCTTCATGGGCGCCGCTCTTGATCCCACGTCGCGCACGCTGCAAGCGAGAATTGATACGGCCAATCCCGGGAACAAATTGAAGAAAGACATGTACGTGACGGCCACCGTGGTCGCGGGCAAGATCAGCAACGCGCTGCTGGCGCCGGATTCGGCGGTGCTGCGCGACGCGGAGAATGAGCCGTTCGTGTACGTGGAGGTGGCGCCCGGCCAGTTCGCCCGCCGGCAGATCAAGCCGGGTGGAAACTTCGGAGGCAAAACGCACATCTTGAGCGGGCTTAAGCCGGGGGAACGCATCGTCGGTGACGGCAGCTTGTTCCTTCAGTTTGCAAATTCGTTGCAGTGA